The following are encoded together in the Nocardioides sp. Arc9.136 genome:
- a CDS encoding MFS transporter: protein MPLTSPPPAADEQERARVQRRTLRAVVLAQVLGGAGLAAGVTVGALLAQEMLGTEGLAGLPTALFTLGSALTAYLVGRVSQRAGRRVGLGLGFLAGGAGAAGVVVAAAVDSVPLLLVALLVYGAGTATNLQARYAGTDLAAPAARGKAISVALVSTTVGAVAGPNLVEPLGDLATGLGLPALAGPFLLAAVAYTAAGAALFALLRPDPLLLARRLNAATATRSVAAGATGPAAPTGRPRPGRGAYVGATVMVLTQVTMVAIMTMTPVHMRHHHHGLGDVGMVIGLHIAAMYLPSPLTGLLVDRLGRTAVAAASGAVLLAAGVTAAVAPGDSLPLTVLALVLLGLGWNLGLISGTALVVDATTTADRPRVQGSIDVLVALSGAAGGVLSGVVVDAAGFAALSLGGGVLALALVPVLAWARPRAAV, encoded by the coding sequence GTGCCCCTCACCTCGCCGCCGCCCGCCGCCGACGAGCAGGAGCGCGCCCGCGTCCAGCGCCGGACCCTGCGCGCCGTCGTCCTCGCCCAGGTGCTGGGCGGCGCCGGCCTCGCCGCGGGCGTGACCGTCGGGGCGCTGCTGGCCCAGGAGATGCTCGGCACCGAGGGGCTGGCCGGGCTGCCGACGGCGCTGTTCACGCTGGGCTCCGCGCTCACGGCGTACCTCGTCGGGCGGGTCAGCCAGCGCGCCGGCCGCCGGGTCGGGCTCGGGCTCGGCTTCCTCGCCGGTGGCGCCGGCGCGGCCGGGGTCGTGGTGGCCGCGGCGGTCGACAGCGTGCCGCTGCTGCTCGTCGCGCTGCTCGTGTACGGCGCCGGCACGGCGACCAACCTGCAGGCGCGGTACGCCGGCACCGACCTCGCGGCGCCCGCCGCCCGCGGGAAGGCGATCAGCGTCGCGCTCGTCTCCACGACGGTCGGCGCGGTCGCCGGTCCGAACCTCGTCGAGCCGCTCGGCGACCTCGCGACCGGGCTGGGGCTGCCGGCGCTCGCCGGGCCGTTCCTCCTTGCCGCCGTCGCCTACACCGCCGCCGGTGCTGCGCTCTTCGCCCTGCTCCGCCCGGACCCACTGCTCCTCGCCCGCCGCCTGAACGCGGCCACCGCCACCAGGTCCGTCGCCGCCGGCGCCACGGGCCCCGCGGCGCCGACCGGTCGTCCGCGGCCGGGACGCGGCGCGTACGTCGGCGCGACCGTCATGGTCCTGACCCAGGTCACGATGGTCGCGATCATGACGATGACGCCGGTGCACATGCGGCACCACCACCACGGGCTCGGCGACGTCGGGATGGTCATCGGCCTGCACATCGCCGCGATGTACCTCCCCTCCCCCCTCACCGGGCTGCTGGTGGACCGGCTGGGCCGCACGGCGGTCGCCGCCGCCTCCGGCGCCGTCCTGCTCGCCGCCGGCGTCACCGCCGCGGTGGCGCCCGGGGACTCGCTCCCGCTGACGGTCCTCGCGCTCGTGCTCCTCGGGCTGGGCTGGAACCTCGGCCTGATCTCCGGCACCGCGCTCGTCGTGGACGCGACGACGACCGCGGACCGACCGCGCGTGCAGGGCAGCATCGACGTCCTCGTCGCCCTCTCGGGTGCGGCCGGCGGCGTGCTGTCCGGCGTCGTCGTGGACGCCGCGGGCTTCGCGGCGCTGTCCCTCGGCGGCGGTGTCCTGGCGCTCGCGCTGGTGCCCGTGCTGGCCTGGGCCCGGCCGCGCGCAGCGGTCTGA
- a CDS encoding YciI family protein, giving the protein MTRYFISFDDGAMTFPEEDLPAVSDASHAVVEEARAAGVWVTGGGIGEDRVSVVDTDGTVREDPYPADHRRVGGFCVLEVASREEALHWAARLAAACRCPQDVRALIDDPAA; this is encoded by the coding sequence ATGACGCGCTACTTCATCTCCTTCGACGACGGCGCCATGACCTTCCCCGAGGAGGACCTGCCGGCGGTGTCCGACGCCTCGCACGCCGTCGTCGAGGAGGCGAGGGCGGCCGGGGTGTGGGTGACCGGCGGCGGGATCGGTGAGGACCGGGTGAGCGTCGTCGACACCGACGGCACCGTCCGGGAGGACCCCTACCCGGCGGACCACCGCCGCGTCGGCGGCTTCTGCGTGCTCGAGGTGGCCTCCCGCGAGGAGGCGCTGCACTGGGCTGCGAGACTCGCGGCTGCCTGCCGCTGCCCCCAGGACGTGCGGGCGCTCATCGACGACCCGGCCGCCTGA
- a CDS encoding PHP domain-containing protein, with amino-acid sequence MHEHDHGHDHGHSHGHSHGHDHGHSHSHEVDDVTAVAADTSVPDHDLTPAELSRRGLLRAAGISGAAVAGMAGMRGVTPAMAAPAAAPARGGKPGPAAPRHWLAGDHHIHTQYSSDGQYRVIDQAQHAAAYGLDWLVITDHGGATHARIGVDLVNPDIKAAREELPGTLIFQGLEWNIPAAEHGTVFVAPGPNEVAVLKQFENAYDGSVKGASGSSPANEALAVAGVQWLGQQVDRKRVADALFLANHPARNGIDSPHEIRAWRDADPRIAIGFEGAPGHQAAGLPKGYGPGSARGYYGNAPGAASFAGYPPESYRTWGGFDWMTATVGGLWDSLLAEGKPWSITANSDSHVNWTDTSRRPDGSGSEQFNRDGRYGDPVYAGRINLDAGDFWPGFYSRTHVGAASRDYRAVMRGMRDGRIWVDHGGLVKSVDVTVRSTGGRGRDRNASETLGGTLLARRGSRLELVVRITAQDVPNWSQFVPSLNRVDVVRGRVETPSRSADRDRFTAPDTKVVAQTDTSGRTGTYTLTYDLGRAEEPFYVRLRGTDGNRSQPGYLGAAVDPAGPQIDVVGDADPWVDLWFYTNPIWVVPTR; translated from the coding sequence ATGCACGAGCACGACCACGGGCACGACCACGGGCACTCGCACGGGCACTCGCACGGGCACGACCACGGGCACTCGCACTCCCACGAGGTCGACGACGTCACCGCCGTCGCCGCGGACACCTCGGTCCCCGACCACGACCTCACCCCCGCCGAGCTGTCGCGCCGCGGCCTGCTCCGGGCGGCCGGCATCAGCGGGGCCGCCGTCGCCGGCATGGCCGGCATGCGCGGCGTCACCCCGGCGATGGCCGCACCCGCGGCCGCGCCCGCCCGCGGCGGGAAGCCCGGGCCGGCCGCGCCGCGCCACTGGCTCGCCGGCGACCACCACATCCACACGCAGTACTCCTCCGACGGCCAGTACCGCGTCATCGACCAGGCGCAGCACGCCGCGGCGTACGGCCTGGACTGGCTGGTCATCACCGACCACGGCGGTGCGACCCACGCCCGGATCGGCGTCGACCTGGTCAACCCCGACATCAAGGCGGCCCGCGAGGAGCTCCCGGGCACCCTCATCTTCCAGGGCCTGGAGTGGAACATCCCCGCCGCCGAGCACGGCACCGTCTTCGTGGCCCCCGGGCCGAACGAGGTCGCGGTGCTCAAGCAGTTCGAGAACGCCTACGACGGCTCGGTCAAGGGCGCCTCGGGCAGCTCGCCGGCCAACGAGGCGCTCGCCGTCGCCGGCGTGCAGTGGCTCGGCCAGCAGGTCGACCGCAAGCGGGTCGCCGACGCGCTCTTCCTGGCCAACCACCCGGCCCGCAACGGCATCGACAGTCCCCACGAGATCCGCGCCTGGCGCGACGCCGACCCGCGCATCGCGATCGGCTTCGAGGGCGCACCCGGCCACCAGGCCGCCGGCCTGCCGAAGGGGTACGGCCCCGGCTCGGCCCGCGGCTACTACGGCAACGCGCCCGGCGCGGCGTCGTTCGCGGGCTACCCGCCCGAGAGCTACCGCACCTGGGGCGGCTTCGACTGGATGACCGCCACCGTCGGCGGGCTCTGGGACTCCCTCCTCGCCGAGGGCAAGCCGTGGTCGATCACGGCGAACTCCGACTCCCACGTCAACTGGACCGACACCTCGCGCCGCCCTGACGGGTCGGGCTCGGAGCAGTTCAACCGCGACGGTCGGTACGGCGATCCGGTCTACGCGGGCCGGATCAACCTCGACGCCGGCGACTTCTGGCCCGGCTTCTACAGCCGCACCCACGTCGGCGCGGCCTCCCGCGACTACCGCGCGGTCATGCGCGGCATGCGCGACGGCCGGATCTGGGTCGACCACGGCGGCCTGGTGAAGTCCGTCGACGTCACGGTCCGCAGCACCGGTGGCCGCGGACGGGACCGGAACGCCTCCGAGACGCTCGGCGGCACGCTGCTCGCTCGCCGCGGCAGCCGGCTCGAGCTCGTCGTGCGGATCACCGCGCAGGACGTGCCCAACTGGTCGCAGTTCGTCCCCTCGCTGAACCGTGTCGACGTGGTCCGCGGCCGGGTCGAGACCCCGTCCCGGTCCGCCGACCGGGACCGGTTCACCGCGCCGGACACGAAGGTGGTCGCGCAGACCGACACCTCCGGCCGCACCGGCACCTACACGCTGACCTACGACCTCGGCCGGGCGGAGGAGCCGTTCTACGTCCGCCTGCGCGGCACGGACGGCAACCGCTCGCAGCCGGGCTACCTCGGCGCCGCGGTCGACCCGGCCGGCCCGCAGATCGACGTGGTCGGCGACGCCGACCCGTGGGTGGACCTGTGGTTCTACACCAACCCGATCTGGGTCGTGCCGACCCGGTGA